A genomic region of Aureimonas populi contains the following coding sequences:
- the tsaD gene encoding tRNA (adenosine(37)-N6)-threonylcarbamoyltransferase complex transferase subunit TsaD codes for MANPSSPDLLVLGIETSCDETAASVVARRHGRADILSNVVLSQVEEHAAFGGVVPEIAARAHVEALDGIVAAALAEAGIGWDELSAVAATTGPGLVGGLIVGAMTGKAIAAARALPFLAVNHLEGHALSPRLSHGLAFPYLLLLVSGGHTQILLVRGTGDYERWGTTIDDALGEAFDKTAKLLGLPGAGGPAVERMAEGGDAARFPLPRPLKGEARLDFSFSGLKTALRHAATQAAPLDEQDVADLCASFQAAAAGSLADRVTRALARLRADFPDLSEPVLAVAGGVAANRAIRARLEEAAAAHGVRLVAPPAALCTDNAAMIAFAGLERLEAGRTDPLAAPVRPRWPLDEAATPLVGFGKRGAKA; via the coding sequence ATGGCGAACCCATCCTCACCCGACCTCCTTGTCCTCGGCATAGAGACGAGCTGCGACGAGACGGCGGCCAGCGTCGTCGCGCGCCGGCACGGCCGCGCCGACATCCTGTCCAACGTGGTGCTGAGCCAGGTGGAGGAGCACGCGGCCTTCGGCGGCGTGGTGCCGGAGATCGCCGCAAGGGCCCATGTCGAGGCGCTGGACGGCATCGTCGCTGCGGCGCTGGCCGAGGCGGGCATCGGCTGGGACGAATTGTCGGCCGTCGCGGCCACGACCGGCCCCGGCCTCGTCGGCGGCCTCATCGTGGGCGCGATGACGGGCAAGGCCATCGCGGCGGCGCGCGCCCTGCCCTTCCTGGCGGTCAACCACCTGGAGGGGCACGCGCTGAGCCCGCGCCTCTCGCACGGGCTCGCCTTCCCCTATCTCCTCCTCCTCGTCTCCGGCGGCCACACGCAGATTCTCCTCGTGCGCGGCACGGGCGACTATGAGCGCTGGGGCACCACCATCGACGACGCGCTGGGCGAGGCCTTCGACAAGACCGCCAAGCTCCTCGGCCTGCCCGGCGCGGGCGGCCCCGCCGTGGAGCGCATGGCCGAGGGCGGGGACGCCGCACGCTTTCCCCTGCCCCGCCCGCTGAAGGGCGAGGCGCGTCTCGACTTCTCCTTCTCCGGCCTCAAGACGGCCCTGCGCCACGCCGCCACGCAGGCCGCGCCCCTCGACGAACAGGACGTCGCCGACCTTTGCGCGAGCTTCCAGGCGGCGGCGGCGGGCAGCCTGGCGGACCGCGTCACCCGCGCGCTGGCGCGGCTGCGGGCGGACTTCCCCGACCTTTCCGAGCCGGTGCTGGCCGTGGCGGGCGGGGTCGCGGCCAACCGGGCCATCCGCGCCCGGCTGGAGGAGGCCGCCGCGGCCCATGGCGTGCGCCTCGTCGCGCCGCCCGCCGCCCTGTGCACGGACAATGCGGCGATGATCGCCTTCGCGGGGCTGGAACGGCTGGAAGCGGGGCGCACGGACCCGCTGGCCGCGCCCGTGCGCCCGCGCTGGCCGCTCGACGAAGCCGCCACGCCCCTCGTCGGCTTTGGAAAGAGAGGCGCCAAGGCATGA
- a CDS encoding uroporphyrinogen-III synthase, which translates to MARLLILRDRAAADATAEAVRRAGHVPLLLPLQEISPLDPPLPPGPFAGFLVTSANAVPWLARRRPGDGPPVLAVGARTAQAARAAGLGPVQEGAGEALSLREPARALARRTGLPLLYAAGRVREPSLERALRADGTPFALAEAYEARLRQPAREEVAAALQGRAPDAVLLLSASQARGHAALAEAFADLFEPAPRLLCLSARVAAALPPPLAACVMVGERPELSALLARYGPGTCL; encoded by the coding sequence ATGGCGCGCCTCCTGATCCTGCGCGACCGCGCGGCGGCCGACGCCACGGCCGAGGCCGTGCGGCGGGCGGGGCATGTGCCCCTGCTCCTGCCCTTGCAGGAGATTTCGCCGCTCGATCCCCCCCTTCCGCCGGGACCGTTCGCCGGCTTCCTCGTCACCAGCGCCAACGCCGTGCCGTGGCTGGCGCGCCGCCGCCCGGGTGACGGCCCGCCGGTGCTGGCCGTGGGCGCCCGCACGGCGCAGGCGGCGCGCGCTGCGGGGCTTGGCCCCGTCCAGGAAGGGGCGGGCGAGGCGCTGTCGCTCCGCGAGCCGGCGCGCGCCCTGGCGCGGCGCACCGGCCTGCCGCTTCTTTATGCCGCCGGCCGCGTGCGCGAACCCTCGCTGGAACGGGCGCTGCGGGCGGACGGGACGCCCTTCGCCCTCGCCGAGGCATATGAGGCCCGCCTGCGCCAACCGGCCCGCGAGGAGGTGGCGGCCGCCTTGCAGGGGCGTGCGCCCGATGCCGTGCTCCTCCTCTCCGCCTCGCAGGCGCGGGGCCATGCGGCCCTCGCCGAGGCGTTCGCCGACCTTTTCGAGCCCGCGCCGCGCCTCCTGTGCCTGTCGGCGCGGGTCGCCGCCGCGCTTCCGCCGCCGCTGGCCGCCTGCGTGATGGTGGGGGAACGCCCGGAGCTTTCCGCCCTTCTGGCTCGTTACGGGCCAGGCACGTGTCTATAA
- a CDS encoding NAD(P)H-dependent glycerol-3-phosphate dehydrogenase, translated as MRLTVIGGGAWGTALASVYARKGFATTLYARDEATAESVNEAHENPRYLPGIALPDALRASTVLSISVESADLILLVVPAQTLRAVACDIRPFLEPGVPLVLCAKGIERETGLFASHVVAQELPEAPLAVLSGPSFAQDVAAGLPTAVTLAAEEGDLAEELSRTLSADTFRIYASTDMLGVEAGGALKNVLALAAGAVSGRGLGASALAALVTRGLSELRRLGEALGARPETLTGLSGLGDLVLTCSSAQSRNFAYGQALGRGEDVSGLKLAEGVHSAAIAARLAREKDIEAPIVQTVAAILEGRLSVDEAIGRLMARPLKREED; from the coding sequence ATGAGACTGACGGTGATCGGCGGCGGGGCATGGGGCACGGCGCTTGCCAGCGTCTATGCGCGCAAGGGGTTCGCGACCACGCTCTATGCCCGTGACGAGGCGACGGCGGAGAGCGTCAACGAGGCGCACGAGAACCCGCGCTACCTGCCCGGCATCGCCCTGCCCGACGCGCTGCGGGCCAGCACCGTCCTCTCGATCAGCGTGGAGAGCGCCGACCTCATCCTCCTCGTCGTGCCCGCGCAGACGCTGCGCGCGGTGGCCTGCGACATCCGCCCCTTCCTGGAGCCCGGCGTGCCGCTCGTGCTCTGCGCCAAGGGCATCGAAAGGGAAACGGGCCTCTTCGCCTCCCATGTCGTGGCGCAGGAGTTGCCGGAGGCGCCGCTCGCCGTGCTTTCGGGGCCGAGCTTCGCGCAGGACGTGGCCGCCGGCCTGCCGACCGCCGTGACGCTCGCGGCAGAGGAAGGCGATCTGGCCGAGGAACTGTCCCGCACGCTCTCGGCCGACACGTTCCGCATCTACGCCTCCACCGACATGCTCGGCGTGGAAGCGGGCGGGGCGCTGAAGAACGTCCTGGCGCTGGCGGCGGGCGCGGTGTCCGGGCGCGGGCTCGGCGCCTCGGCGCTCGCGGCCCTCGTCACGCGCGGGCTCAGCGAGCTGCGCCGGCTCGGCGAGGCGCTGGGCGCGCGGCCCGAGACGCTCACGGGCCTTTCGGGCCTCGGCGACCTCGTTCTCACCTGCTCCTCCGCCCAATCGCGCAACTTCGCCTACGGCCAGGCGCTGGGGCGGGGCGAGGACGTCTCGGGCCTGAAACTGGCCGAGGGCGTGCATTCGGCCGCCATCGCCGCCCGGCTGGCGCGCGAGAAGGACATCGAAGCGCCCATCGTCCAGACCGTGGCCGCCATCCTGGAGGGACGGCTTTCAGTGGACGAGGCCATCGGCCGCCTCATGGCGCGCCCCTTGAAGCGCGAGGAGGATTGA
- a CDS encoding YciI-like protein yields the protein MLYALLCEDRPDAGTLRPDTRPAHLDYLASLGAALRFAGPFLDEAGKPTGSLVVVDAADEAAARAIAQADPYAGAGLFSSVTVRRWHWAINEPKG from the coding sequence ATGCTCTACGCTCTCCTGTGCGAGGACCGCCCCGACGCGGGCACGCTTCGCCCCGACACACGGCCCGCCCATCTGGACTATCTGGCCTCGCTCGGCGCCGCGCTGAGATTCGCCGGCCCCTTCCTGGACGAGGCGGGCAAGCCCACCGGCAGCCTGGTGGTGGTGGACGCGGCGGACGAGGCCGCCGCGCGCGCCATCGCGCAGGCCGACCCCTATGCCGGGGCGGGCCTGTTTTCCAGCGTCACGGTGCGCCGCTGGCACTGGGCCATCAACGAGCCGAAGGGCTGA
- a CDS encoding COG4223 family protein yields MANRPRRPRSGGKPGETVAEPTEPVEAQAAAPSPEEETPAREEAPLGEPAAEVREPGAQEALPAQKEGGAVLPPPETQPASDDALVAQQAGSQAGGPRETEAEETTAEFAREEGLSGEPSRRHLGEFEDDEIVAAAAEPERVPAGASNVYHGDEASLPVSEEPPSSSSPGFGPLVGAGLLGAVLALAGSAALGYSGMFGSRPADEAVRYAAVGDVEQLSGDLSNLRETVEQLQSAQAAGGAGTSFASASDLAALSDRLAAAERTLQDGRSAEDAAGALQSADAATQAADQARQTAEAAQAAAGEATTRANEIGGRVDALDTRVSQFDTRIEAMEEANRQAGIALTAAGLKAAIDRGGPFMSELEAFASAGGGGEAVEGLRSYAAEGVPSREALLADWPQVERAIRATAAPAAGEASVGDQILSGLSSLVQVRSSGDAAAEGTGMDAVLSRMSAALRADDAAAWRAEWDTLDEAARSASSDFADRVDARRQAGTVVDEALTRATAAAGTQG; encoded by the coding sequence ATGGCCAATCGTCCTCGTCGTCCCAGATCCGGCGGAAAGCCCGGCGAGACGGTGGCCGAGCCGACCGAGCCTGTCGAGGCGCAGGCCGCCGCCCCCTCGCCGGAAGAGGAAACGCCTGCACGCGAGGAAGCGCCGTTGGGCGAACCCGCTGCCGAGGTGCGGGAGCCCGGTGCGCAAGAGGCTCTGCCGGCGCAGAAGGAGGGCGGCGCCGTGCTGCCGCCGCCCGAGACCCAGCCGGCGAGCGACGACGCGCTTGTGGCGCAGCAGGCCGGCAGCCAGGCCGGCGGCCCGCGCGAGACGGAGGCCGAGGAGACCACGGCCGAGTTCGCGCGGGAGGAGGGGCTCTCCGGCGAGCCCTCCCGGCGCCATCTGGGCGAGTTCGAGGACGACGAGATCGTGGCGGCGGCCGCCGAGCCTGAGAGGGTTCCGGCGGGCGCCAGCAATGTCTATCACGGCGACGAGGCGAGCCTGCCGGTCTCGGAGGAGCCGCCGTCCTCCTCCTCGCCGGGCTTCGGGCCGCTGGTCGGCGCGGGGCTTCTGGGCGCGGTGCTGGCGCTCGCCGGCTCGGCCGCGCTCGGCTATTCCGGCATGTTCGGCAGCCGTCCGGCCGATGAGGCAGTGCGCTACGCTGCGGTCGGGGATGTCGAGCAGCTTTCCGGCGATCTTTCCAACCTGCGCGAGACGGTGGAGCAGCTCCAGTCGGCGCAGGCGGCCGGCGGCGCGGGCACCAGCTTCGCCTCCGCCTCCGACCTCGCCGCCCTCAGCGACCGCCTCGCCGCCGCCGAGCGCACGTTGCAGGACGGGCGCAGCGCAGAGGACGCGGCAGGCGCGCTGCAGAGCGCCGATGCCGCCACGCAGGCCGCGGACCAGGCCCGCCAGACGGCCGAGGCCGCACAGGCCGCCGCCGGCGAGGCGACGACCCGCGCCAACGAGATCGGCGGGCGCGTGGATGCGCTCGACACGCGCGTCTCCCAGTTCGACACGCGCATCGAAGCGATGGAGGAGGCCAACCGCCAGGCCGGCATCGCCCTGACGGCCGCGGGGCTGAAGGCGGCGATCGACCGGGGCGGGCCCTTCATGAGCGAGCTGGAGGCTTTCGCCTCCGCCGGGGGCGGCGGCGAGGCGGTGGAAGGGCTGCGCAGCTACGCGGCCGAGGGCGTGCCGAGCCGCGAGGCACTGCTGGCCGACTGGCCGCAGGTGGAGCGCGCCATCCGCGCGACGGCCGCGCCGGCCGCCGGCGAGGCGAGCGTCGGCGACCAGATTCTTTCGGGCCTCTCCTCCCTGGTGCAGGTGCGCTCCAGCGGCGACGCGGCGGCGGAAGGGACGGGCATGGACGCCGTCCTTTCGCGCATGAGCGCCGCGCTGCGGGCGGACGACGCCGCCGCATGGCGGGCGGAATGGGACACTCTCGACGAGGCGGCGCGGAGCGCGTCCAGCGATTTCGCCGACCGCGTGGACGCGCGCCGGCAGGCCGGCACCGTCGTCGACGAGGCCCTGACGCGCGCCACGGCGGCCGCCGGCACCCAAGGCTGA
- a CDS encoding heme biosynthesis protein HemY: protein MFRILAFLLVVLILGLGFAWVADNPGDVTIAWLGREVETSFLTFLIAALLVVGAAILLFWLVSSLFSAPERIGGYFSARRRDKGYRALSGGILAAGAGDAATARRMLRKSERALDGRKEPLLRFLDAQTAMIEGDHGRARRLFEAMEKDEDTRLLALRGLFLEAERVNDPVAARHYAERAVRIAPHVPWAGGAVLELKAAEGDYDAALDILKAQRSSHLVDRQESNRLRAVLLTAKAQTQAETDPANARTAAREAQKLAPDLTPAALVAAKASIRLGDTRRASRILEKAWSEAPHPEVAELYVHAKPGLPAAERLQRAQRLLSLQPQSAESHLAVAHAALEARDLVLARREAEAAAAGDPRESVFLLLADIEDADTGDQGRVRAWMARALSAPRDPAWMAEGVVSPQWSPVSPVSGRLDAFKWSAPAERPAPARSIGGERAEPPAPPAVAAEPDPAPEEERPALTLSAGEAEPASSSSATEAVGEEERRQARFA from the coding sequence ATGTTCCGCATACTCGCCTTCCTTCTCGTCGTCCTCATCCTCGGCCTCGGCTTCGCCTGGGTGGCGGACAATCCCGGCGACGTGACCATCGCCTGGCTCGGCCGCGAGGTCGAAACGAGCTTCCTGACCTTCCTGATCGCCGCGCTCCTCGTCGTCGGCGCCGCGATCCTCTTGTTCTGGCTCGTCTCCTCGCTGTTCTCCGCTCCCGAGCGCATCGGCGGCTATTTCTCGGCCCGCCGGCGCGACAAGGGCTATCGCGCCCTCTCGGGGGGGATTTTGGCCGCCGGGGCCGGGGATGCGGCCACCGCGCGCCGGATGCTGCGCAAGAGCGAGCGGGCGCTGGACGGGCGCAAGGAGCCGCTCCTGCGCTTTCTCGACGCGCAGACCGCGATGATCGAGGGCGACCACGGACGGGCCCGCCGCCTGTTCGAGGCAATGGAGAAGGATGAGGACACCCGCCTCCTGGCGCTGCGCGGCCTGTTCCTGGAGGCCGAGCGCGTCAACGATCCGGTCGCCGCGCGCCATTATGCCGAGCGGGCGGTGCGCATCGCGCCGCATGTGCCATGGGCCGGCGGCGCGGTTCTGGAGCTGAAGGCCGCCGAGGGCGACTACGACGCCGCGCTCGACATCCTGAAGGCGCAGCGCTCCTCGCATCTGGTCGACCGGCAGGAAAGCAACCGGCTGCGCGCCGTGCTCCTGACCGCCAAGGCGCAGACGCAGGCCGAGACCGACCCCGCCAATGCCCGCACCGCCGCGCGCGAGGCGCAGAAGCTGGCGCCGGACCTGACGCCCGCCGCCCTCGTCGCCGCCAAGGCGTCGATCCGGCTCGGCGACACGCGCCGGGCCTCGCGCATCCTCGAAAAAGCATGGAGCGAGGCGCCGCACCCGGAGGTCGCCGAACTCTACGTTCACGCCAAGCCCGGCCTCCCGGCGGCCGAGCGCTTGCAGCGCGCGCAGCGCCTCCTGTCCCTCCAGCCGCAGTCGGCCGAATCGCATCTGGCCGTCGCCCACGCCGCGCTGGAGGCGCGCGACCTCGTGCTGGCGCGCAGGGAGGCCGAGGCCGCCGCCGCCGGCGATCCGCGCGAATCGGTGTTCCTGCTGCTGGCCGATATCGAGGACGCCGACACGGGCGATCAGGGTCGCGTGCGCGCCTGGATGGCGCGGGCGCTGTCCGCGCCGCGCGATCCCGCCTGGATGGCGGAGGGCGTGGTCTCGCCGCAATGGAGCCCGGTCTCGCCGGTGAGCGGGCGCCTCGACGCCTTCAAATGGTCCGCCCCCGCCGAACGGCCGGCGCCTGCCCGATCCATCGGGGGCGAGCGCGCCGAGCCGCCGGCCCCGCCAGCCGTCGCGGCCGAACCGGACCCTGCGCCCGAGGAGGAGCGCCCGGCGCTGACCCTTTCGGCCGGCGAGGCCGAGCCCGCGAGCAGTTCGTCCGCCACGGAGGCGGTGGGCGAGGAGGAGCGTCGGCAGGCCCGCTTCGCCTGA
- the hemC gene encoding hydroxymethylbilane synthase, whose amino-acid sequence MMTPPIRIGTRGSRLALAQASEVRARLMAAHGLSEEAFAIEVISTSGDRILDRPLSEVGGKGLFTKEIEEALFEGRIDLAVHSSKDMATILPEGLEISAFLPREDVRDVFIGRDVSSIADLPRGARVGSASLRRQALLRRIRPDLDLVILRGNVQTRLAKLRAGEVEGTLLAFAGLKRMAMEETASQILPVEDFLPAPGQGAICIESRVGDERVRALVASIDHRETGVALSCERAFLGELDGSCRTPIAALARLEGNRLRFRGMILTPDGASAYERTAEGAAEDAQALGREAARALLAEAGPAFFESWGEARTGWRAS is encoded by the coding sequence ATGATGACCCCACCCATCCGCATCGGCACGCGCGGCTCGCGCCTTGCGCTCGCGCAGGCAAGCGAGGTGCGCGCCCGCCTGATGGCCGCCCACGGCCTGTCCGAGGAGGCGTTCGCCATCGAGGTGATCTCCACCTCGGGCGACCGCATTCTCGACCGTCCCCTCTCGGAGGTGGGCGGCAAGGGCCTCTTCACCAAGGAGATCGAGGAAGCCCTGTTCGAGGGCCGGATCGACCTTGCGGTCCATTCCTCCAAGGACATGGCCACGATCCTGCCGGAGGGGCTGGAGATTTCCGCCTTCCTGCCGCGCGAGGACGTGCGGGACGTCTTCATCGGGCGCGACGTCTCCTCCATCGCCGACCTGCCGCGCGGCGCACGGGTCGGCTCGGCCTCGCTGCGCCGGCAGGCGCTCCTGCGCCGCATCCGGCCGGACCTCGACCTCGTGATCCTGCGCGGCAACGTGCAGACGCGCCTCGCCAAGCTCCGGGCCGGGGAGGTGGAGGGCACGCTCCTGGCCTTCGCGGGCCTGAAGCGCATGGCGATGGAGGAAACGGCGAGCCAGATCCTGCCGGTGGAGGACTTCCTGCCCGCGCCCGGGCAGGGCGCCATCTGCATCGAAAGCCGCGTGGGCGACGAGCGGGTGCGCGCTCTCGTCGCATCCATCGATCATCGCGAGACCGGCGTCGCGCTCTCCTGCGAGCGCGCCTTCCTCGGCGAACTGGACGGTTCCTGCCGCACGCCCATCGCCGCGCTGGCGCGCCTGGAGGGAAACCGCCTGCGCTTTCGCGGCATGATCCTGACACCGGACGGGGCGAGCGCCTATGAGCGAACGGCCGAGGGCGCGGCGGAGGATGCGCAGGCCCTCGGCCGCGAGGCGGCGCGCGCGCTCCTGGCCGAGGCGGGCCCGGCCTTCTTCGAAAGCTGGGGCGAGGCGCGGACGGGATGGCGCGCCTCCTGA